A window from Dromaius novaehollandiae isolate bDroNov1 chromosome 1, bDroNov1.hap1, whole genome shotgun sequence encodes these proteins:
- the SHISA2 gene encoding protein shisa-2 homolog encodes MWGGRCSLLLAALGWLLPAGAGASGEYCHGWLDGQGGWRDGFQCPERFDGGDATICCGSCALRYCCSSAEARLDQGACDNDRRLGGGEQGRPGKDGPDGAAVPIYVPFLIVGSVFVAFIILGSLVAACCCRCLRPKQEPQQSRAPGGSRLMETIPMIPSASTSRGSSSRQSSTAASSSSSANSGARAPPTRSQTNCCLPEGTMNNVYVNMPTNFSVLNCQQATQIVPHQGQYLHPPYVGYAVQHDAVPLTPVPPFLDGLQSGYRQIQSPYPHAGGEQKMYPAVTV; translated from the exons ATGTGGGGCGGGCGGTGctcgctgctgctggcggcgctgggctggctgctgccggcgggcgccggcgccAGCGGCGAGTACTGCCACGGCTGGCTGGACGGGCAGGGCGGCTGGCGCGACGGCTTCCAGTGCCCCGAGCGCTTCGACGGCGGCGACGCCACCATCTGCTGCGGGAGCTGCGCCCTGCGCTACTGCTGCTCCAGCGCCGAGGCGCGCCTCGACCAGGGCGCCTGCGACAACGaccggcggctcggcggcggcgagCAGGGCCGGCCCGGCAAGGACGGCCCCGACGGCGCGgcag TGCCCATCTACGTGCCGTTCCTGATCGTCGGCTCCGTCTTCGTCGCCTTCATCATCCTGGGGTCGCTGGTGGCGGCGTGCTGCTGCCGGTGCCTGCGGCCCAAGCAGGAGCCGCAGCAGAGCCGCGCGCCGGGGGGCAGCCGCCTCATGGAGACCATCCCCATGATCCCCAGCGCCAGCACCTCCCGCGGCTCCTCCTCCCGCCAGTCGAGCACCGccgccagctccagctccagcgccAACTCGGGGGCCCGGGCGCCCCCCACCAGGTCGCAGACCAACTGCTGCTTGCCGGAGGGGACCATGAACAACGTGTACGTCAACATGCCCACCAACTTCTCGGTGCTCAACTGCCAGCAGGCCACCCAGATCGTGCCGCACCAGGGGCAGTACCTGCACCCGCCCTACGTGGGCTACGCAGTCCAGCACGACGCCGTGCCCCTGACGCCCGTGCCCCCGTTCCTGGATGGTTTGCAGAGCGGCTACCGGCAGATCCAGTCCCCCTACCCGCACGCCGGCGGCGAGCAGAAGATGTACCCAGCTGTGACTGTGTAG